From a single Staphylococcus epidermidis genomic region:
- a CDS encoding fructose-specific PTS transporter subunit EIIC, producing MKILAITSCPNGIAHTYMAQEKLEQAAKDMGVDIKVETQGGVGAENVLTSKEIKEADGIIIAADRQVDLSRFNGKPLINESVREGIHRPKELIQRVIDQDAQIYHDQNISSNMSRDQEESHKSNIQMVYQHLMNGVSFMVPFIVVGGLLIAIALTLGGHTTPKGLVIPEDSFWKSIENIGSLSFKFMVPILAGYIAVSIADKPGLVPGMIGGAIAADGSLYGSEAGAGFLGGIVAGFLAGYIAKWIKQIKVPKAMAPIMPIIIIPILSSLIVGLIFIFVIGAPISNIFGALTSWLKGMQGANIIILALIIGAMIAFDMGGPVNKVAFLFGSALIAEGNYTVMGMVAVAVCTPPIGLGLATFVRKHQFNKAEQEMGKASFTMGLFGITEGAIPFAAQDPLRIIPANMIGAMIASVIAAVGGVGDKVAHGGPIVAVLGGISNILWFFIAVVVGSLVTMFTVLLFKRHTPAIAKSNNGNDTSVGTENVFSDDQSINHSKQLSHHMVFDKSLIEITKEPMTRDQAIDRLLTKLCHRHYITNIEEVRTAILKREAESTTAIGMNVAIPHAKSHAVKRPIVAVLNHKAGVEWESLDESNPQLIFLIAVPNDNNDTHLKLLQRLSRTLMKDNTRDELIHAQSRDEIFNILKEI from the coding sequence ATGAAAATACTTGCAATTACATCATGTCCAAATGGAATTGCTCATACATATATGGCTCAAGAAAAATTAGAACAAGCAGCAAAAGATATGGGCGTTGATATTAAGGTTGAAACTCAAGGAGGCGTCGGAGCAGAAAACGTGCTCACTTCTAAAGAAATCAAAGAAGCTGATGGAATCATCATTGCTGCCGATAGACAGGTAGATTTATCAAGGTTTAATGGTAAACCTCTCATCAATGAAAGTGTACGTGAAGGTATTCATAGACCCAAGGAATTAATACAACGTGTGATTGACCAAGATGCACAAATTTACCATGATCAAAATATTTCTTCAAATATGTCTAGAGACCAGGAAGAATCTCATAAAAGTAATATTCAAATGGTATATCAGCATTTAATGAATGGTGTTTCCTTCATGGTTCCATTTATCGTCGTTGGCGGTTTACTCATAGCTATTGCCTTAACTCTTGGAGGACACACCACTCCAAAAGGATTAGTTATCCCCGAAGATTCATTTTGGAAATCTATTGAAAATATTGGTAGTTTATCGTTTAAATTCATGGTTCCCATCCTTGCTGGTTATATCGCGGTGAGTATTGCTGATAAGCCTGGTCTTGTTCCAGGTATGATTGGTGGTGCCATTGCTGCTGATGGTAGTTTATATGGAAGTGAAGCAGGAGCCGGTTTCCTTGGTGGTATCGTCGCAGGTTTCTTAGCGGGCTATATTGCAAAATGGATTAAACAGATTAAAGTTCCTAAAGCTATGGCTCCTATTATGCCTATTATTATTATACCTATTCTATCTTCTTTAATAGTTGGTCTCATTTTTATATTTGTAATAGGCGCACCAATTTCAAATATATTTGGTGCATTAACATCATGGTTAAAAGGAATGCAAGGTGCTAACATCATTATTCTTGCTCTTATTATTGGCGCGATGATTGCTTTTGATATGGGAGGTCCAGTAAACAAAGTAGCATTCTTATTCGGTTCTGCATTAATTGCTGAAGGCAACTACACTGTGATGGGAATGGTTGCTGTAGCAGTATGTACACCACCGATTGGTTTAGGTTTAGCTACATTTGTTCGTAAACACCAATTCAATAAAGCAGAACAAGAAATGGGTAAGGCATCATTTACGATGGGATTATTTGGTATTACTGAAGGGGCAATCCCTTTTGCTGCACAAGATCCTCTAAGAATCATTCCAGCCAATATGATTGGCGCGATGATTGCTTCAGTAATAGCGGCGGTTGGAGGTGTCGGTGATAAAGTTGCTCATGGAGGTCCTATTGTCGCTGTACTAGGTGGAATAAGTAATATTTTATGGTTCTTTATAGCTGTTGTCGTTGGAAGCTTAGTAACCATGTTCACAGTCTTGTTATTTAAGCGTCACACCCCTGCTATAGCAAAAAGCAATAATGGAAATGATACTTCTGTTGGAACTGAAAATGTATTTTCTGATGACCAATCTATTAATCACAGCAAACAACTCTCACATCATATGGTGTTCGATAAATCACTCATTGAAATTACCAAGGAACCAATGACAAGAGATCAAGCTATTGATAGATTACTTACTAAGTTATGCCATCGTCATTACATTACGAATATAGAAGAGGTAAGAACCGCAATCCTTAAACGAGAGGCTGAGTCAACAACTGCTATCGGAATGAACGTTGCAATACCACATGCTAAATCTCATGCAGTTAAACGTCCTATCGTCGCTGTATTAAATCATAAAGCAGGTGTAGAGTGGGAAAGTCTAGATGAATCAAATCCTCAGCTCATTTTTCTTATTGCAGTTCCCAATGATAATAACGATACACATTTAAAACTGCTACAACGGTTATCACGAACGCTCATGAAAGATAATACGCGTGATGAGTTAATTCATGCTCAAAGTCGTGATGAAATATTTAATATTTTAAAAGAGATATAA
- a CDS encoding BglG family transcription antiterminator translates to MIDRQIKLIKLLLNYTDTYISGYDIAKQLNVSNRTIRNDIKTIHTTFLNELILSVQSKGYMLNTCLYTPDEIQSALESVIVKENKLLITIAYRLFMEKHTFTIKELSSTYHLTKSKVIDYVTRIQTWAIKFDIYLSIKKKQGIMIDASTTSISNAVLHINQLTDDDFKVENLILQELPQAHTRKIKQIISKHIDNHQLSTSENKIQQLLVHLILIIKHSQPEEEDWSTDTESLTIAKKCIKDINETLGYQLNNKTSECFSFFISYHFNKFDLGIQQLFIQSYIDRLIELMEQHIGFPFSQDTILKDNMNVHFSRTYLRLMSHVYLNNPLTSQIKRLYPFVFNTLYDSIRQLSQDTNIQLSEDEIAFLTIHFQSSIERHKSSHIHVVIACYYGLGISTLLAEKIKQLNHAIQIVDTLKLEDINNYHFEGIDLLITTHDFDTSQLLQIPKVIQVSPLFSDEDAKKIEFFVKAMQNPLSKDDILSKIQLSVESNFKLNHSNHILPIFEKSKEILDYHHATLDGYIESAIDREKQSSTYIGKGIALPHGNPEKVLKSHMIIFKPSQPITWKQHEVKLVFFLAMSKKDLNINRKIIQSIAQLEEDDIHQLCLLDDLQLKNTLYARFKE, encoded by the coding sequence GTGATTGATAGACAAATCAAACTCATCAAATTGTTATTAAATTATACAGATACGTATATAAGTGGCTATGATATTGCCAAACAGTTAAATGTATCTAATAGAACTATACGTAATGATATTAAAACTATACATACTACATTTTTAAATGAATTAATTTTAAGTGTACAATCTAAAGGTTATATGCTAAATACATGTCTTTATACACCTGATGAGATACAATCTGCTTTAGAGTCAGTTATTGTAAAAGAGAATAAATTGCTTATCACAATTGCTTATAGGTTATTTATGGAAAAGCATACATTCACTATCAAAGAGCTATCTTCAACTTACCATTTAACAAAATCAAAAGTGATTGATTATGTAACACGTATACAAACGTGGGCTATAAAATTTGATATTTATTTATCAATTAAAAAGAAGCAAGGTATCATGATCGATGCGAGTACAACGAGTATCAGTAATGCTGTACTTCATATCAATCAACTTACAGACGATGACTTTAAAGTTGAAAACCTTATTTTACAAGAGTTACCTCAAGCCCATACTAGAAAAATAAAACAAATTATCTCAAAGCATATAGATAATCATCAATTATCAACTTCTGAAAATAAAATACAACAATTACTTGTGCATCTAATTTTAATTATCAAACATTCTCAACCAGAGGAAGAAGATTGGAGCACTGATACAGAATCTTTAACTATTGCGAAAAAGTGTATAAAAGATATCAATGAAACCCTTGGATATCAACTTAACAATAAAACAAGTGAATGCTTTTCCTTTTTTATTAGCTACCATTTCAATAAGTTTGATTTAGGGATCCAACAACTATTTATTCAAAGTTATATCGATCGACTCATTGAATTAATGGAGCAACATATTGGTTTTCCCTTTTCACAAGATACAATTTTAAAAGATAATATGAACGTCCACTTTAGTCGTACATATTTGCGATTAATGAGTCATGTTTATCTAAATAATCCATTAACAAGTCAAATCAAACGACTATATCCCTTTGTCTTTAATACACTATATGATAGTATTCGACAATTATCACAAGATACCAATATCCAATTAAGCGAAGATGAGATTGCCTTTTTAACTATACATTTTCAGTCTTCTATCGAACGCCATAAGTCATCACATATTCATGTTGTAATTGCTTGTTATTATGGCTTAGGCATTTCAACGTTGCTTGCTGAGAAAATCAAACAACTTAATCATGCAATACAGATCGTAGATACATTAAAACTTGAAGATATTAATAACTATCATTTTGAAGGGATTGACTTATTAATTACTACTCACGACTTTGATACAAGTCAACTTTTACAAATACCTAAAGTCATACAAGTATCACCTTTATTTTCAGATGAAGATGCTAAAAAAATCGAATTCTTTGTAAAAGCCATGCAAAACCCATTATCAAAAGATGATATATTATCAAAAATTCAGTTGAGTGTTGAGTCCAATTTCAAACTGAATCATTCAAATCACATTCTTCCAATTTTTGAGAAATCCAAAGAAATTTTAGATTATCATCATGCAACTCTAGATGGCTATATAGAAAGTGCCATAGATCGCGAAAAACAATCTTCAACATATATAGGTAAAGGGATAGCACTCCCACACGGCAACCCTGAAAAAGTACTGAAATCACACATGATTATATTTAAACCTTCTCAACCTATAACATGGAAACAACATGAAGTTAAACTTGTTTTCTTTTTAGCAATGAGTAAAAAAGATTTAAATATTAACCGTAAAATTATACAATCAATTGCTCAATTAGAAGAAGATGACATCCATCAATTATGTCTTTTAGATGATTTACAACTAAAAAACACTTTGTATGCACGTTTTAAAGAATAA
- a CDS encoding beta-class phenol-soluble modulin — protein MSGIVESLHNAVNAGLHVKQDWVDMGFGIADTVAKIVDQVLKFV, from the coding sequence ATGTCAGGTATCGTTGAATCATTACATAACGCTGTAAACGCTGGTTTACACGTAAAACAAGATTGGGTAGACATGGGATTCGGTATTGCAGATACAGTTGCAAAAATCGTTGACCAAGTTTTAAAATTTGTTTAA
- a CDS encoding (S)-acetoin forming diacetyl reductase — MSNSKKVAVVTGAAQGIGLKIAERLFEDGYSIALVDFNEEVAKESAEKLSKEGQEAVAFKADVSNRDQVFSVLNQVVEHFGDLNVLVNNAGLGPMTPIESVTPEQFNQVVGVNVGGVFWGIQAAIEQFDKLGHGGKIINATSQAGVEGNAGLSLYSSTKFAVRGLTQVAARDLAEKNITVNAFAPGIVETPMMKGIAEKLAEENNQPMEWGWKQFTDQIALKRLSKPEDVANVVSFLAGSDSDYITGQTIIVDGGMRFH, encoded by the coding sequence TTGAGTAACTCAAAAAAAGTAGCCGTTGTCACAGGTGCAGCACAAGGTATTGGCTTGAAAATTGCTGAGCGTCTATTTGAAGACGGATATAGCATCGCGCTTGTAGACTTTAATGAAGAGGTAGCTAAAGAGTCAGCTGAAAAATTATCAAAAGAAGGGCAAGAGGCAGTTGCTTTTAAAGCAGACGTTTCAAATCGCGATCAAGTATTTAGTGTGTTAAATCAAGTCGTTGAACACTTTGGCGATTTAAATGTCCTAGTTAATAATGCTGGTCTTGGACCAATGACACCAATTGAATCAGTAACACCTGAACAATTTAATCAAGTTGTAGGTGTTAACGTAGGTGGTGTATTCTGGGGTATCCAAGCTGCAATTGAACAATTTGATAAATTAGGACATGGCGGTAAAATTATCAATGCCACATCTCAAGCAGGTGTTGAAGGTAATGCTGGCTTATCTCTATATAGCAGTACTAAGTTTGCTGTTAGAGGATTGACTCAAGTAGCAGCACGTGATTTAGCTGAGAAAAATATTACAGTCAACGCATTCGCACCTGGTATTGTTGAAACACCAATGATGAAAGGTATCGCTGAAAAGCTTGCTGAGGAAAATAACCAACCAATGGAATGGGGTTGGAAACAATTTACAGATCAAATTGCCTTAAAACGCTTATCTAAACCTGAAGATGTAGCTAATGTAGTAAGCTTCTTAGCAGGTAGCGATTCAGATTATATTACTGGCCAAACAATCATCGTTGACGGTGGTATGAGATTCCACTAA
- a CDS encoding DUF1672 domain-containing protein translates to MIKLIATIIVSTLILGSCSTMKDEIEKVPASQYKGQDFQPLAEKSAIAHAKKYREEYEKLGEQFFKDNFSLNVKATNVVGSGDGAEVYVHCDDHDIVFNASIPFDMESIHEEGSMRSNDNGDTMSMMVGTVLSGFEYRANKEKMDNLEKYLKDKEDKYHYTGFTDEAITKTQNIGYQNNYFYITTSSTKLRDYRKHFEPLIKESDDDFKKHMKQLKSKKDTYINTEITTTLFSTLDEYDEKIIRKNTLSMAKEMRKEPSIPHNFTFHLLFSNNKLKINDPNISNNQINEYRVFDHDGFKN, encoded by the coding sequence ATGATAAAATTAATCGCCACAATTATCGTTTCAACACTAATATTAGGAAGTTGTTCGACAATGAAAGACGAAATAGAAAAAGTTCCTGCAAGTCAATACAAAGGTCAAGATTTCCAACCATTAGCTGAAAAAAGTGCTATCGCACATGCGAAAAAATATCGTGAAGAATACGAAAAACTTGGCGAACAATTTTTTAAAGATAATTTTAGCCTTAATGTTAAAGCCACAAATGTTGTAGGAAGTGGTGATGGCGCCGAAGTTTACGTTCATTGCGATGATCATGACATTGTGTTTAATGCAAGCATCCCTTTTGATATGGAATCAATCCATGAAGAAGGCTCCATGCGAAGCAATGATAACGGAGATACTATGAGTATGATGGTAGGAACTGTGTTAAGCGGTTTTGAGTATAGAGCAAATAAGGAAAAAATGGATAACTTAGAAAAATACCTCAAAGATAAAGAAGATAAATATCACTATACTGGATTCACCGATGAAGCAATAACTAAAACTCAAAATATAGGTTATCAAAATAATTACTTTTACATTACTACTAGTTCCACGAAATTACGAGATTATAGAAAACATTTTGAACCTTTAATTAAAGAAAGTGACGATGATTTTAAAAAGCATATGAAACAATTAAAGTCTAAAAAAGATACGTATATTAATACAGAAATAACGACTACACTTTTCAGTACTCTGGACGAATATGACGAAAAAATCATTAGAAAAAATACTTTATCCATGGCTAAAGAAATGAGAAAAGAGCCATCTATTCCACATAATTTCACATTCCACTTATTATTTAGCAATAACAAATTAAAAATCAACGATCCAAACATAAGTAACAATCAAATTAATGAGTATAGGGTGTTCGACCATGACGGATTTAAAAATTAA
- a CDS encoding DUF1672 domain-containing protein yields the protein MRKLISTIIVSTLLIGGCSTVHKEAKHSSQSIPEEVPASQYKGQGFQPVAEKSAIAHAKKYREEYEKLGEQFFKDNFSLNVKATNVVGSGDGVEVYVHCDDHDIVFNASIPFDKEAIHEEGSMRSNDNGDTMSNMVGTVLSGFEYKAQKEKYDNLTKFFKDNEEKYQYTGFTKEAIHKTQNVGYQNEYYYLAGNVTNINNYRKYYEPLIKKDSKNFKEGMKKANEATNFKAKIEVVSTLFSTKSDFTKNNSKKDLLFLSDDLYHYKEKPENTNITLQLSEPKINSTRAFYDANNPLEYGVHKHE from the coding sequence ATGAGAAAACTGATATCTACCATTATCGTTTCAACATTATTAATTGGAGGATGTTCCACAGTGCATAAAGAAGCAAAACATTCATCACAATCAATTCCTGAAGAAGTTCCTGCAAGTCAATACAAAGGTCAAGGTTTCCAACCAGTAGCTGAAAAAAGTGCTATCGCACATGCGAAAAAATATCGTGAAGAATACGAAAAACTTGGCGAACAATTTTTTAAAGATAATTTTAGCCTTAATGTTAAAGCCACAAATGTTGTAGGAAGTGGTGATGGCGTCGAAGTCTACGTTCATTGCGATGATCATGACATTGTGTTTAATGCAAGCATCCCTTTTGATAAGGAAGCAATACATGAAGAAGGCTCCATGCGAAGCAATGATAACGGAGATACCATGAGTAATATGGTTGGAACGGTGTTAAGTGGTTTTGAATATAAAGCACAAAAAGAAAAATATGATAACTTAACAAAGTTCTTTAAAGACAATGAAGAAAAATATCAATATACCGGTTTTACTAAAGAAGCAATACATAAGACACAGAATGTTGGATATCAAAATGAGTATTATTATTTAGCAGGTAACGTTACTAATATTAATAATTATAGAAAATATTATGAACCTTTAATAAAAAAAGATTCTAAGAATTTCAAAGAAGGCATGAAAAAAGCAAATGAAGCAACAAATTTCAAAGCCAAAATTGAAGTTGTTTCAACATTATTCAGTACTAAATCTGATTTCACTAAAAATAACTCTAAGAAAGATTTATTATTCTTAAGTGATGATTTATATCATTACAAAGAAAAACCTGAAAACACAAACATAACTTTACAATTAAGTGAGCCAAAAATTAATTCTACACGCGCATTTTATGATGCTAACAACCCATTAGAATATGGAGTGCATAAACATGAGTAA
- a CDS encoding ArgE/DapE family deacylase: MSVLSNEERVKILSDIVSIKTVNSNELEVAHYFERLFSQYGIRSHIDTVTDGRANLIATVGSSQPVIGISGHMDVVSEGNHDDWTYDPFTLTENQGYLYGRGAADMKSGLAALAIALIEIKESGKLTQGTIKFMATVGEEMEQSGSQQLFEKGYADDLDALLIAEPSFPSLVYAHKGSMDFRIKSKGRASHSSIPFLGQNAIKPLLEFIQNINQEYEKIMQTVKGESLDFSNMINKLENQLPSHITKEKAQELIQGLVMTNSIVQGGTQVNSVPDFATAEFNVRTIPEYNNNKVKALFNKYVEQANHNGASLTQELYLDLEPVVTTGQNRLVELGFDIAKSHFSNERDLIITPTVAVTDASNLLKGKDENFPFLMFGPGNGPHQINECVEKANYLEFVEYYIEFITSYLNEENE; the protein is encoded by the coding sequence ATGAGCGTATTATCTAATGAAGAAAGAGTTAAAATCTTATCCGATATAGTCTCAATAAAAACTGTAAATAGCAATGAATTAGAGGTTGCACATTATTTTGAAAGACTATTTAGTCAGTATGGAATTCGTTCACATATTGATACAGTTACAGATGGTCGAGCAAATTTAATAGCAACTGTTGGTTCAAGTCAACCAGTTATAGGAATATCTGGTCATATGGATGTAGTATCTGAGGGGAATCATGATGATTGGACGTATGATCCTTTTACACTCACAGAGAATCAAGGATATTTATATGGTAGAGGTGCTGCGGATATGAAATCTGGATTAGCAGCTTTAGCCATTGCTCTTATTGAAATTAAAGAAAGTGGTAAGTTAACACAGGGAACTATTAAATTCATGGCAACAGTGGGTGAAGAAATGGAACAATCAGGTTCGCAACAGTTGTTTGAAAAAGGATATGCTGATGATTTAGATGCCTTACTCATAGCAGAACCATCATTCCCTAGTTTGGTGTATGCACATAAAGGCTCAATGGATTTTAGAATTAAATCTAAGGGACGTGCATCACACAGTTCAATACCATTTTTAGGACAAAATGCTATTAAACCATTACTAGAGTTTATTCAAAATATAAATCAAGAATATGAAAAAATAATGCAAACAGTAAAAGGTGAGTCCTTAGATTTTTCAAATATGATTAATAAATTAGAGAATCAATTACCTAGCCATATAACAAAAGAAAAAGCACAAGAGCTTATACAGGGACTTGTTATGACCAATAGTATCGTTCAAGGTGGCACACAAGTAAATTCAGTACCAGATTTTGCTACAGCTGAATTTAATGTACGCACAATACCAGAATATAATAATAACAAAGTAAAAGCGCTATTTAATAAATATGTAGAGCAAGCAAATCACAATGGTGCTAGTTTGACTCAAGAACTTTATCTTGATTTAGAACCTGTAGTAACAACAGGTCAAAATCGCTTGGTAGAGCTAGGATTTGATATTGCAAAAAGCCATTTTTCTAACGAAAGAGATTTAATCATTACTCCTACTGTAGCAGTTACTGATGCTTCCAACTTATTAAAAGGAAAAGATGAAAATTTTCCATTTTTAATGTTTGGCCCGGGAAATGGACCTCATCAAATAAATGAGTGCGTAGAAAAAGCCAATTATTTAGAATTTGTGGAATACTATATAGAGTTTATCACTTCATATTTAAATGAAGAGAATGAGTAA
- a CDS encoding M4 family metallopeptidase: MKNFSKFALTSIAALTVASPLVNTEVDAKDKVSATQNIDAKVTQESQATNALKELPKSENIKKHYKDYKVTDTEKDNKGFTHYTLQPKVGNTYAPDKEVKVHTNKEGKVVLVNGDTDAKKVQPTNKVAISKESATDKAFEAIKIDRQKAKNLKSDVIKTNKVEIDGEKNKYVYNIEIITTSPKISHWNVKIDAETGQVVDKLNMIKEAATTGTGKGVLGDTKQININSVSGGYALQDLTQQGTLSAYNYDANTGQAYLMQDKDKNFVDDEQRAGVDANYYAKETYDYYKNTFGRESYDNQGSPIISIAHVNNFQGQDNRNNAAWIGDKMIYGDGDGRTFTALSGANDVVAHEITHGVTQQTANLVYRSQSGALNESFSDVFGYFIDDEDFLMGEDVYTPGVGGDALRSMSNPERFGQPSHMNDFVYTNSDNGGVHTNSGIPNKAAYNTIRSIGKQRSEQIYYRALTVYLTSNSDFQDAKASLQQAAFDLYGDGIAQQVGQAWDSVGV; the protein is encoded by the coding sequence ATGAAGAATTTTTCTAAATTCGCACTTACAAGTATTGCCGCATTAACTGTGGCAAGTCCTTTAGTCAATACGGAGGTTGACGCTAAGGATAAAGTATCAGCAACTCAAAACATCGATGCGAAAGTAACCCAAGAATCTCAAGCAACTAACGCATTGAAAGAGTTACCAAAATCTGAAAATATAAAAAAGCATTACAAAGATTATAAGGTCACTGATACTGAAAAAGATAACAAAGGATTTACGCATTACACATTGCAACCGAAAGTGGGCAACACGTATGCACCAGACAAAGAAGTAAAAGTTCATACGAATAAAGAGGGTAAGGTAGTTCTTGTCAATGGTGATACTGATGCTAAGAAAGTTCAACCTACGAATAAGGTAGCGATAAGTAAAGAAAGTGCCACAGATAAAGCTTTCGAAGCAATAAAAATTGACCGTCAAAAAGCTAAAAACTTAAAAAGTGATGTCATCAAAACCAATAAAGTTGAGATTGATGGAGAAAAAAATAAATATGTTTATAACATAGAAATTATTACAACTTCACCAAAAATCTCTCATTGGAATGTGAAAATTGACGCTGAAACTGGTCAAGTGGTTGATAAATTAAATATGATCAAAGAAGCAGCTACTACAGGTACAGGTAAAGGTGTACTAGGTGACACGAAACAAATTAATATTAATAGTGTCAGCGGTGGTTATGCACTACAAGATTTAACTCAACAAGGTACACTTTCAGCTTACAATTACGATGCGAATACTGGTCAAGCTTACTTAATGCAAGATAAAGATAAAAATTTTGTTGATGATGAACAACGTGCAGGTGTAGATGCAAATTATTATGCTAAAGAAACGTATGACTATTATAAAAATACTTTCGGCCGAGAATCATATGATAATCAAGGTAGCCCAATTATTTCAATCGCACATGTAAATAACTTCCAAGGTCAAGATAACAGAAACAATGCAGCTTGGATTGGTGATAAAATGATTTACGGTGACGGTGATGGACGTACATTTACAGCGTTGTCTGGTGCAAATGATGTTGTTGCACATGAAATTACACATGGTGTAACACAGCAAACTGCTAATCTTGTTTACCGTTCTCAATCAGGTGCATTAAATGAAAGTTTTTCAGATGTATTTGGTTACTTCATTGATGATGAAGATTTCTTAATGGGTGAAGATGTTTACACACCTGGTGTAGGCGGAGATGCCTTAAGAAGTATGTCTAATCCAGAGCGTTTTGGACAACCATCTCATATGAATGATTTTGTTTATACAAATTCTGACAACGGAGGCGTACATACGAATTCAGGTATTCCGAACAAAGCAGCTTACAACACAATTCGTAGTATTGGTAAACAACGTTCTGAACAAATTTATTATAGAGCGTTAACTGTTTATTTAACTTCAAATTCTGATTTCCAAGATGCCAAAGCATCATTACAACAAGCAGCATTTGATTTATATGGCGACGGTATTGCTCAACAAGTAGGTCAAGCATGGGACAGTGTTGGCGTGTAG
- a CDS encoding arginine repressor, with product MKKSKRQDLVTMIVKQNHIYKKADIIDYIDDHFGVRYSMTTIARDLRELHIYRLPVKANQYEYKLLTQQSQLDSRVRLNDYIETEIINTMIKESYILIKTTPGFAQSINYYIDQLQLKEIIGTISGNDTIMILTHSQSIAEYVYYKIFNHNYS from the coding sequence ATGAAAAAGAGTAAACGACAAGATTTAGTAACTATGATTGTTAAGCAAAATCACATTTATAAAAAAGCAGATATTATTGATTACATTGATGATCACTTTGGTGTACGTTATAGCATGACTACTATTGCGAGAGATTTAAGAGAACTTCATATTTATCGCCTGCCTGTGAAGGCAAATCAATATGAATACAAATTACTTACGCAACAATCTCAATTAGACTCAAGAGTAAGACTAAATGATTATATAGAAACAGAAATTATTAACACTATGATTAAAGAATCGTATATACTAATAAAGACGACACCAGGATTTGCACAAAGCATAAATTATTATATTGATCAGTTACAACTGAAAGAGATTATAGGAACGATAAGTGGTAATGATACAATTATGATTCTTACACATTCCCAGTCTATAGCTGAATATGTCTATTACAAAATATTTAATCATAATTATTCATAA